The region TCCAGAGGGACCATATAGTTTAAACGAATCCTTTGTTCAAAGGCTTTTGCACTGATGGCAGAATTATGGGGTTAAAATTGCTCAATTATTTTGTCAACTCATACAATAATAAATCCATTTAGCCATGTTAAATCGAGCAGATATCCTAAAAGTCGGGgtcctaaattttttttcttgtggcAGGTCTATGACATGACTCATGGACCATAGCAGGAAGAAATACCTTGGTTGGTCATGTAGACTGCAACATTGAACTCTTCAGCAATCTTTGTTAATCGGGAAAGCATTTGAGCCAGCTTTTGCTGTAAGTGGTAATCACCTTGTGTCACCGATGGGGCTTAGCTTGAATAGAAAGATTAGAATACATTTGCAAATTATAGTGACATCAGATGGAACAAACGGTGTTAACCTGGCGCTCTGCAAGCTCTCCTCTTCCAGTGAAATCCACTCGAAACAGAGCAATTACTGAATCCACAACCTGGAAGGATCAACATAAATGAACATCACAAGAATCCACCGGGGATCAAATTCAGTAATGGAATCACATGGATAATTTTCACCAGTAGTCTGAAAGGTTCCTCGGACATTTTGGCAGCCAGACCAACAAGTAGGTTGTACTGATGTTCATACGTGTATGCACGGGCATAAATGATCTGTAACGTGTAAAAAGTTCACATTATGTTTTCAAGTATTCAGCACTCCAATTTTTGATTTGGAAATGGAAATATGGAGCTTACATTATCAAGGACAGCTCCAGCATCCATGCCAAACCTTGCAGCTATTGGAACTATTCGGTCAGGCCGGCTGCAAGGTGAATTTCGTTAAGGGGAACGCACGATAACTACGTGGAGAGATTCTAGAATAACTGATCCGGTCCTTTCTCTTATGGTAGAGTAGGCCACTATAATATTGGGGAACAATCAGAAGGGATACAAAGTTCCTTCAGTGTCAATGTATGCAACTTTTCCATTTCCTCCTCGCATGCTAGTTGGAAGCTGCAAAAGcaattaaaatgattaaatttaattacCACTCTCGACTGTCCAATACTAGCCTTAACACAGTAAATAATTTGGTAAGGAACGGTTACATCCCACTTTTCCCGCTGCTTTTGCAAAACGAAGTTGCTGAAAGGATCCCAAAGTCTTTGTGGAACAAAATTTTCACCTCAAGTCTATGTACAATTAGAAGAAGGTTATTTTGTATGTAATGCTCCTCCTTAATTCTAATGCCGTAGATATTTTGGGTTACAGAAGAGCCAGATTAATGTTACAAGCAATATACTTAGCTTATCTCGATTATCCACTACGATACCAAGGAAGCAGAGAGTAATTTTAGATGcttgaagagaagagaaggtaGGCCTACATATGAGCAAAATTTCCAGCAGAAATACCAAATGGACTGTAAGACAGACCGACTCAAAATTTGCAAACATCAAACCCAACAGGTCTAGAAAGGAACCTGTGTAGAAACGCAGAGTGTGTGCGCTAGTTGTGTCTTCCCAGATCTGATCCAATCATAGATAACCAAACAGTTAGAACCAAATTAATAGATATCAATTCCCTGGAGACTGAATATGATTGCCTTTAGGCAAAGGCAATAACGTGTGAATGTGAGGCAGCGAGAGTGTTGCTTACCTGAATTCCCCAAAAGCTTCTGTAATTGCCGAAGTTTCTATACCGCCTTTGCAAATCCAACGGCACAAATTGTCAAAACAAATATTACTAATTACAGAAACATAAAATAGCCAATCAATTAGCAATAAGATCGCAAATTACCACCCAGGAGTTCATCCAGAGCCTGGCTTCCAGTGGTGATGCGGACCACTGACTTTCTCTGTATAACAAAAGAGAGACATGAATCAGGTCAGCCGTACAACAAAAAACTTATCCAACAACTCGTGAAAGTCAATAACGTGTGCCATTGTTCCCatattccttttttcttttcacagaaattttattaaacttGCTCATTTCAAGGCGCATATTCACTTGTGAACTTTATCTTCGAATGCAAGAGAGGATTAAAATCTTACTCTAAGTAGAGCATCGCTTCCTGTAATATAGCCAAAATTCTGATAAAATGAGATGGAGAAAACTATTATAAGCTGTAACAATCAAAGAATGcgataattaactaaaataggATTGTTGTGTTCGCCAATTGAAGTTCTTACCACTATTTTCTCAGCAGCTTCGCATATTTTATCAACTTTGGCCTCAGATAACCCTCTAATCCCGGTCAAATTCTGCAAATAGAATTGATCGTAACCAAAGCGCTCAAAACTTTCTAAACCTTGCATAAAGTAGACTGAAGTCAATTGTACCTTCTTAGTATGCATCATCAATCCATTGCAGGTGTAGATACCGGCATCTTGAAGCTTCTTGACATCCCCAGCATTGATTCCATGAGAAATCACTACAAACCGGTAAGGATGCAAACAGACAGAGTTATatgctaaattttatttgattaaaacaAATCCATGTTTATGCTTGCAGAACAAGAGCAGTCAGTTAATCACGGCTGTTGATTTTACAGTAAGAATATACAAGACAAGACCAGATGCGTGTAAAAAGCGAAGTCATTAAGGAATAAGCATAAAAAGAGATCACGCAGATCCAAATTTTTTGAACATGTAAAACGAGAGCGACATATTAATATGGACAAAAAAGAAAGCTGCTCAGAAGGTTATTCTAGTCTCGATAGAAATCCAAGTATCACGAAAGATAAGCATCCATGAAATAATAGTCAAATTGTGAACAAAAAGTATTTTAAGTTCAAATCTCAAAAATGTGTAGATCAATCTAACGATGAAGAGCTTGTGTAATAATTGAATTTCGGACTAACACAGAGTCACAGAAGAATTTGCAAGGGAGAGAAAAGAATGTTGAATAATGTCTAAACGATCGAACAACAATTTCATGTGCAAAACTCGCCGAACTTCATTCCAAGCGCAAATAGTGTAACAAAAACAATGTGAGAAGGAGAAGTaatcgaaaatttcaagaattaaaaACAGAAACAAAGTGATAATCGTTTCTTAGTTACGCTTGTCTATCGCTTCGAACAAGTCCTCTTCATCGTCTATCTCCTCCCGCTCGACGAGCTGTAACTGGCTATGCTCTTCCGACCTGAGTTCAATTACAAACAGAGAatcaaaaaattgttatatcCAAATTGCAATACAATGCGATTATGAAACTAAGAGGTGAATTTGACAGATGAGCTTACTTGAGCGCAAGCATTTTCAGTACTTCACGGTGcagatagagagagaaggggaattCGGTTTGGCGAGTTCTGGAGCGAGAATTTGAATTCCGAGGCATGGGGAGTTTATATAGGGCGGGAGTGAATTTTTTATCAATCGGTTTAATCTGTGCGTGGAGTCCGTTTCCGTGTTTATTTCCTGCGTAGCAACATGATGTGGCAGACATTCATTGGTTGAATAGCATTACTCAACAGTAAGATGCATTTGCAAATGatcataaatatgaaaataaggGAAATGCTAAAATATAATTTCCAACGTTTCAAAATCACCGTAAAACTCGTTAAGTGTGAGTAATACTTTACTTAAAtcgaaataattgaattaaattgattgaaattatCGATTTAATTTGGTTAGGTGTGAGttgatttggtttaatttttaaatttgataattttaattattttgaatcgattcaatttttatattaaaaaataaaaataattaatttggccAAAATGTTAAAAACGACAACATTTTTGACCAATCGGTCGGCAAAAacagaagaagaatagaagttGTTCCAATTGAACAGTttgattttttgagttttttatttttatcaattccTTCAGTTGGTTAGGTTTTTTCCGATTTCTTCTAGGTTTTTTCAGTTTATTCGGTTTAAATatctattcaattaatttgattcaatcttttatataaatttgatcTATTCAAtttgaacaattcttttgattcaataaacgaatTGACTTAACGTTGTCTCTAAAACTCGTTCATCCagccatatttttatatttattcaatTGTTACCTCACTAGCTAACACACTAGTTAATCTTTTTATTGATACGAAAGTATAAAACAAAATTCtttattaactaatttttaactataatatatttaataatgttATGGATATTTTTCGTATCACTTATTATAAGTTGGACTTAACCCAACAAGCTATCCCAATCACCTGAAGTCAATAGGCCCAAAGTCGAGCTCATTAGAACAAGTTTGCACATCGTTGAAATCTGAGCTCAGATCTTGGAACCAAGCGAGCTTCAGCAAACTCCCAGGCCCAACCAAGCGAACTCCCAACGATACTTCCAGCTCGCTAAACTAACCGTTTAGTTTGTGCAATAATATTGCTACAAAACAATTGGAAGCAGAGACTCACCTAATTTATCTAATGCAAACCGGATCCTTAGTAATGAGCAATTCACTCCTAGTTTTATGAaattgataaggacatcttGTCTCCATGATGTTATCCTTCAACTTTGAGATTTTATGCAAATATAAACAcccatcgctataaataggggtcaaaataTCAttgtaaaataacaagaatgATATACTATTACTCTGCCGGAATATTTAGAGAACAGtcatggagtaggcatcgttttggccgaaccacgtaaaaactttCCATGTACGTTATATTTTGTTCCTCCTCTTTGctttttgacttatttttttattgcgGGCCTACAAATCATGGTCGACTAATTCTAAACATCGacaaataatatgataaataataacatttttttttatcaaatatcatttttaaattttattttcaaggttttaaaataggaaaaattatattatcaaaggttgtatttaatttttattttaagataaaaataaaaaaactatctTAAGCTTAAAATTACACAAGtgatattataaaaataaatctttaatGATTAGGGTAATCTTATGAGTCATGACTAATAATAATGTCATCAATCATGTGTCACATCTTTATTATAAAAGGTGTTAGATAGAGAAAATAATGACACATAAACTCGTTAGTCTCTTCAAAATGCACCACATAACTAATGACATATTATCAGTCATGATTTCTAATATTATTCGAATAATTAATGGTAATTAAAGGCCTACTCAATAGTAAGAACAAAGATTAAgatatgtattttaatatttccacTATAATCCTAAATCCTAAAGATATTTTCTaagatattaataaaaaaaataattaccaaTAGAAAATGTGACAAATTAATGTGACTcgttataataatttaaaacaataattcaAAATGTTTGatgattatttgaataaatatatatacgacaaattcatatttttatctctatacttttatattttttttgttttttgtgtagctactcaaatttttcgttatttcaattattttcttgaatttatatttttgaatcaatttaacctctatgttttaattattttttttttcatgtgggAACTAaaagttttcattattttaattatatccctatatctatatttttgaattaatttaacattttatactttgaagtgtaaaaaaataaaaaaataaaatgagataagtAAGCACTttatctctttatctctctttgGTTTTTTCTACTTATTCTCActttttcatctattttttggAGTATTAAAGTAGTAGCTTTATTAACCTGAAGTTGTATTTGGCAACCATTGATTCTCCCTTGCTTGTAATCATGTAAAAAAATGCAAACATGTAATGCTTGCAATATTTTTCAATAGGTTGATGCTCTCATGTTTGATCATGTCTAAAAGATCATAATATGtctgataaaaaaataaaataatacgaGAACTTAGTTGCTGACAATATTTTTAACTTAACAAATCAGTCAAAGTTCTCGCCTATAAACTATTAACTCATCTCATTTTACCCCCCCTTTTTTTACATGCAAAGTATATggattaaattaactcaaaaaataagtacaatggtgtaattaaaataacgaaaaatttgagttattataaaaaaataaaaataaaaattaatttaaaaatgtaaatacatgtgtataattaaaataataaaaaatttaaataattatatgaaaaaatatgaaaatataagaataaaaatgtgaaagtgtatatatatatatatatacaaactctttttctttatcaaaTTGAATAGCCAAAGTCATCGCTTAAGGTATATATTAATAATCTTTAAAAGGGTTGATAATGACAAAATTGATAGTGACATACTCACATTACTTTGAGGGGGTGTTTGGTACGGGaggagtttttaaatttttagaattcaTGATTCTTGAAAATGTTCTTGAAAATCTTTAATTCTCaggatttatgcaattttatgtttggttagatttaaacattctcaAGAATGTTCAGTATTCTTTTTTGATAATGTTATATTCttatgtttgatttaaatataatattcttgagaattcatgttctttttctaaaattatccttatttaattttttatataaaaatgataatttttttctattatataaaatattgagaccTACAATATATttagaaagtcaaaaaaatatcattttttttacacattatttatatatatgcatgtatatatatataatatatatacataatatatatgtttgtatgaatatgtactttaatatatataatattttataataactaatataaatatattataatatatttttatatttaatatataatatataatatataatatataaatatatacatatatgtatatataatatatttaatataaatatattacatatatataatatatttgtatggggttataaaagggtaatgggtgctttaatttttttatttattaaaaatattctcaagTTCATGGGAAACTTGAATTTCCAACTAGAGATGGCAATTGCAACTGAAATCGTggggaaccgaaccgaaaccgaaccggtcaacgcggttaaaaatcgtttgactgggtaatggtttggtttgaggAAAAATCGAACATTGTTTCactgggtatggtttggttatggttttcactaaaaccaaaccaaaacccgaatcGAAACCGAACCGTTGTGTGgataaccgaaccaaatcgaaccgaatatataataatatatataatatatataatattagagGGGCAGTGGGAAACCCAGCCCAGCCCACGAACCCACCCCAGCCCATAAACCCGCGAACCCACCCAagcccttctcttctccttccccGCACAAACCCTTCTCTTCTCATTTCTAGCTTTCTCTCACCCTTACTGCCTCTCGCTCTTTGCCTCGTCCGATCGTGCTCGCCCTTGTTCTCTGCTCTTGCAGTCTCGCCTTCGCTCGCCCTCTCTCTccgtcgctcgccctcgctggctatctctttctcttgctAGGGCTCGACCCCTTTTGCTCGcgctcgccctctctctctctccctctcttcctcTAGCTTATCCTCACTTGCCCTCCGACCCTTGCTGCCTTTACTCTCGCTCGACCCTTCTCGCTCTCGCCGGCCCTCGCTGCCTATTGGCTCGTGCTAGGGCTCGACCCCtcttgctcgccctcgccctcgcttaccctcgctgcctctcgacTCTGGCTCTTGCTCGACCCCTCTCGTTCTCGCTGGCCCTTGCTGCCTCTCGACTCTCGCCCTCTTGTTCGCCCTTGCTGCCTATCGGCTCGTACTAGGGCTCAGCCCTTCTTGCTCCCGCTCGCCCTCGCACTCTGCctttcttgctctcgctcgccctcgcttgcCCTCTGGCTCTCGCCAtcttgctcgccctcgctcacccTCTTGCTCGCCTTTTACCTCTCGGCTCTCATATAACtggtatgttttttttttattttttggtcatattttttttacttatttatgcttgatttgttgttgaggttgttgtattttttgtgcaaatttttACAGAATATGGCATGTTCGCAAAGTGGCAGCACACAACAATGTTTTGTGAGCGGATCTTCGTCCGTTGAACAAACTCATCAATCAATACCGGTGGAGAATTCTCAAGAGGTAAATGTTTTTGATAAGGAAATTGGTGATAGGACTAGAAGTGATGTATGGAAACATTTTCAAAGAGTGGtcattaataaagaaattaagtctCAATGCAACTATTGTAAGAAATTACTTGCGGATAAATCAACAAATGGTACATTAACTATGAAGCAACATCTCAATAGGTGTCCTAAGAGAAGATTGGTAGGAGATATAAGGCAAATGTttataaaatctgatttgaaaGGAGAGATCTCTTTCGGTCCATATgatgaaaaaaaaggaagagagaaattaggaaagatGATCATTATGCATGATTATCCTCTTTCGATGGTGGAGCATAGTGGattcaaagatttcacaagtACCATTCAACCTCTTTTCAAGTGTCCTTCTCGTAATACTTTGAAGAATGATATCATGAGGATTTATAGTGAAGAAAGGGATAAAGTGATGAGTTTGATTGAAAACATTGACAGTAGAGTGGCTATTACAACGGATATGTGGACTTCTAGTAACCAAAAAAGGGGTTTTATGGCTGTTACAAGACATTTCATTGATAAGTCTTGGACATTGCATAGTAAAATTTTGAGGTATGACAAGTATTTTTTAACTTAGTATAttgttttattgttgttaaatttgataattgtagttctaaactttaagtttactaataatttataattgtatgTCATTTAGGTTTATCTATGTCCCTTGCCCTCATACAAGTGATGTGTTGACGGATGTGTTAATTGATGCTATGCTTGGGTGGAATGTGGACTCAAGATTATCCACAATTACAGTGGATAATTGCTCTACCAATGATAGTATGATTGGTAAGATTaaagcaaaattgaatgttggaTGTCTTTTGAATGGTGGATCTTTATTGCATATGCGTTGTTCTGCccatatcttaaatcttattGTTAAGATTGGTTTAGATGTGATTAAGCATGCCATTGATAATGTGAGGGAAAGTGTGATTTTTTGGACAGCATCtccaaaaagaatagaaaagttTGAGGACGTTTGTCGACAAATGAAAGTGCCTTATGCTAAAAGGTTGGGTTTGGATTGTCCTACTAGATGGAACTATACTTATTTGATGCTTAAAACTGCTTTGGTTTATAAATCTGTATTTCCTCGACTTAAATTGTTTGAATCACAGTATAAGAATGTGCCAAGTGACAAGGATTGGGAAACTGCAAAAGATGTTTGTGATAGATTAGAGTTGTTTTATAATGTAACTGAGTTGTTTTCTGGGACAAAATATCCAACTGCTAATATGTACTTTCCAATAATTTGTAAGGTTAAGTTGACATTGAATGAATGGGTCAAGTCTCCTAATGAAGTGATTAGTACAATGGCAAAAAGCATGTCAGATGAGTTTAATGCATATTGGAATGTGATTCATAAGTTGATGAGTGTTGCTGCAGTGTTAGATCCTAGGTATAAGATGACTTTTCTTAACTTTTACTCTCCTAAGGTCTATCCTTATGACTATGATGAACAAATTAGCAGTATCAAGTACCTTTGTTATGATTTGATGGAGGAATATTacattaaaaagaacaaagtgAATGACGTGAATAACCAAGAATGTACATTGGATGGGAGTGTCAGTGTCACTCCAAGAgagaatttcatttcttttgattatGAATATCAATCTTTTCCAAAAAAGAGGAAAACTACTAAAGTTACTAGTTTCAGAACTGAATTGGACCTTTACTTGGATGAAGATGTTATAGTTGATAATGGtcagtttgatattttactttgaTGGAAAGTGAATGGGGTGAAGTATCCTACCTTGCAAATTATTGCAAGAGATATATTAGCTATTCCTGTATCTACTGTTGCTTCGGAGTCGGCATTCAGTTCTAGTGGGAGACTGGTGAGTCCTCATCGTAATCGACTTCATCCAAAGACAATAGAAGCATTGATGTGTGCCCAAAGTTGGTTGTCAAGTGAAGTGGAAAAAggtgaatttatttcatttactagttattttttcattgttaagactttaacatttttatattaatttattttttatatttatatttttgttagatggagttggctcatttatttcagatggatatacattaatttaataagaagatattaatgttgttgatgaaggtattaactttcctagctaaatttttttagtttaaattacaatttaattatgcagatattaatttattgattttaacgattgtaggtttggagatgtgattttatatccaagaagttttataactttatgcaagaataaggtaactttattagaatttatctttgtttgttgtgaaattatcaaaaaaatttatgaatgctatttgtttttgtttgttggtatggattaaattaaaaaaatcatggttaaaactgaaattgaaccgaaaccgaataatttggttatggtttttaattttcaaaaccaaatggataatggtttggttttggtttcagtagtttaagtttggtttggtttcggtttaattttttaagtttggtttgattatggttttggcaaaaactgaaaccaaaccgaaccattgccaaccctattTCCAACCCCCCT is a window of Diospyros lotus cultivar Yz01 chromosome 10, ASM1463336v1, whole genome shotgun sequence DNA encoding:
- the LOC127812049 gene encoding meiotic recombination protein DMC1 homolog, with amino-acid sequence MLALKSEEHSQLQLVEREEIDDEEDLFEAIDKLISHGINAGDVKKLQDAGIYTCNGLMMHTKKNLTGIRGLSEAKVDKICEAAEKIVNFGYITGSDALLRRKSVVRITTGSQALDELLGGGIETSAITEAFGEFRSGKTQLAHTLCVSTQLPTSMRGGNGKVAYIDTEGTFRPDRIVPIAARFGMDAGAVLDNIIYARAYTYEHQYNLLVGLAAKMSEEPFRLLVVDSVIALFRVDFTGRGELAERQQKLAQMLSRLTKIAEEFNVAVYMTNQVIADPGGGVFISDPKKPAGGHVLAHAATIRLMFRKGKGEQRVCKVFDAPNLPEAEAISFACFSILA